In one window of Gopherus evgoodei ecotype Sinaloan lineage chromosome 9, rGopEvg1_v1.p, whole genome shotgun sequence DNA:
- the LOC115657908 gene encoding C-C motif chemokine 20-like has product MTGFSSMSFILASFMGLLCLFCTSEAQSNQDCCLSYMRTELPRRAINGYTEQLSNEVCDIGAIIFHTKSGLKACANPEDNWVKKRLLWLSKKLKKMSM; this is encoded by the exons ATGACAGGCTTTAGCAGCATGAGCTTTATCCTGGCTTCTTTCATGGGGCTGCTGTGCCTCTTCTGCACTTCTGAGG CCCAAAGCAACCAAGACTGCTGCCTCTCCTACATGAGAACTGAGCTACCTCGTCGGGCCATCAATGGCTACACGGAGCAGTTATCAAATGAAGTCTGTGACATCGGTGCTATCAT tttccaCACAAAGAGTGGGTTGAAAGCATGTGCAAATCCAGAAGACAACTGGGTGAAGAAACGTCTTCTTTGGCTGAG CAAAAAGCTCAAGAAGATGTCAATGTAA
- the LOC115657816 gene encoding C-C motif chemokine 20-like: MANFISRSLILASLMGLLLLYLSGTSEAQNNQDCCLSYSTVRLPRGVIKGYTEQLSSEVCDISAIIFHTKNGMKACANPEDRWVKKHLLWLSHKLKKMSL; encoded by the exons ATGGCCAACTTTATCAGCAGAAGCTTGATCCTGGCTTCTTTGATGGGGCTGCTGCTGTTGTACCTGTCTGGCACTTCTGAAG CACAAAACAACCAAGATTGCTGCCTCTCTTACTCCACAGTACGGCTGCCTCGAGGAGTCATAAAAGGCTATACAGAACAGCTATCCAGTGAAGTCTGTGACATCAGTGCTATCAT TTTTCACACAAAGAATGGAATGAAAGCTTGTGCAAATCCAGAAGACCGCTGGGTGAAGAAGCATCTTCTTTGGCTGAG CCATAAACTCAAGAAAATGTCACTGTAA